TAGGTATCAAACCTGAATTGATGCTGGAACAGATGCCTCCCTTGAGTGAACTCAGCGCCGGTTTGGAAGACTTGCTTAACTGAGACTGCCGGCGCAAAAAAAGCCGCGATCTGCATCGCGGCTTTTTTTAAACCTGCTGCGCCAACGACGGCGCAGTCTTACGCGCGCGCCAGATCGAGCGCCACCGCTTCGGCCACCCGAATGCCATCCACGCCGGCTGACAAAATCCCACCGGCATACCCGGCGCCTTCGCCGGCAGGGTAGAGGCCTTTGGTATTGAGGCTTTGCAGGTCATCGTCCTTGCGTTTGATACGTATCGGTGAAGACGTGCGCGTTTCCACGCCAGTCAACATCCCATCGTTCATCGAAAAGCCTTTGATTTTTCTATCGAAAGCCACGATGGCTTCGCGAATCGCGGCAATCGCAAAATCGGGCAAGGCCGCCGCCAAGTCGACCAGCGTCACGCCCGGCTGATACGAAGGAGTCACCGCGCCGAGCTCGGTCGATGTGCGCCCTTTGAGGAAGTCGCCAATCAACTGTCCCGGCGCATTGTAATTTTCACCGCCCATCGCATACGCGCGTTCTTCCAGCGCACGTTGAAACGCGATACCAGCCAGCGGATGGCCAGGATAATCCTCGGGCGTGATACCGACCACAATCGCACTGTTTGCATTGCGCTCATTGCGCGAATACTGACTCATGCCATTCGTGACCAGGCGACCGGGCTCCGAGGCTGCCGCCACCACCGTACCGCCCGGGCACATACAAAAACTGTAAACCGAACGACCATTGCTGGCATGATGTACCAGCTTATAGTCTGCCGCACCAAGTAAAGCATTGCCGGCATTGGGGCCGAAACGCGCCTGATCAATCACCGATTGCGGGTGCTCGATGCGAAAGCCCACCGAAAATGGCTTCGCTTCTATATACACGCCACGCGCATGCAGCATTTCGAAGGTATCGCGTGCACTGTGGCCGATCGCCAGCACGACATGGCGGCTGGCGATGTACTCGCCCTCATTGACATGCAAACCGTGTACCTGTCCATGGCGAATATCGATGTCATTTACTTTTTGTTCAAAGCGAATTTCACCACCCAAGGCTTCGATCTGATGGCGCATCTGTTCGATCATTTTAACCAGACGGAAAGTGCCGATAT
The sequence above is drawn from the Undibacterium sp. CCC3.4 genome and encodes:
- a CDS encoding NAD(P)/FAD-dependent oxidoreductase, translating into MLRITDLQLPLNHSESAIQDAILSQLSMDAQELVSFSVFRRSYDARKKTAIVMIYTVDLSTTDDEKFLTRFKDRANLTVTPDTSYHFVAHADSRAFERPVVVGFGPCGLFAALLLAEMGYCPIVLERGKNVRERTKDTWGLWRNRALKPESNVQFGEGGAGTFSDGKLYSQIKDPKHYGRKVLTEFVKAGAPEEILYVNKPHIGTFRLVKMIEQMRHQIEALGGEIRFEQKVNDIDIRHGQVHGLHVNEGEYIASRHVVLAIGHSARDTFEMLHARGVYIEAKPFSVGFRIEHPQSVIDQARFGPNAGNALLGAADYKLVHHASNGRSVYSFCMCPGGTVVAAASEPGRLVTNGMSQYSRNERNANSAIVVGITPEDYPGHPLAGIAFQRALEERAYAMGGENYNAPGQLIGDFLKGRTSTELGAVTPSYQPGVTLVDLAAALPDFAIAAIREAIVAFDRKIKGFSMNDGMLTGVETRTSSPIRIKRKDDDLQSLNTKGLYPAGEGAGYAGGILSAGVDGIRVAEAVALDLARA